A single genomic interval of Sphingopyxis sp. CCNWLW2 harbors:
- a CDS encoding toxin-antitoxin system HicB family antitoxin, giving the protein MPASAKKAFALRLDPALYAAIERMAAADLRSANAEIEVLLREALARRGMTVKPPVPAKRGRPPKEEG; this is encoded by the coding sequence ATGCCCGCGTCCGCCAAGAAAGCCTTTGCCCTCCGCCTCGATCCCGCGCTCTATGCGGCGATCGAGCGGATGGCGGCCGCAGATTTGCGCAGCGCCAACGCCGAGATTGAGGTATTGCTGCGCGAGGCGCTGGCGCGGCGCGGCATGACGGTAAAACCGCCGGTTCCCGCCAAGCGCGGACGGCCGCCGAAAGAGGAAGGCTGA
- the rpe gene encoding ribulose-phosphate 3-epimerase, whose translation MTAATTPVRIAPSILSADFARLGEEVRAIETAGADWVHIDVMDGHYVPNLTIGPAVVKALRPHSTLPFDVHLMISPVDHFLDAFAAAGADIITVHPEAGPHIHRTVQHIKSLGKQAGVSLNPATPAKMLDYLIDDIDLVLIMSVNPGFGGQSFISSQLRKIEAVRKMIDKSGRDIRLEVDGGIDAGTAPLAIAAGADVLVAGTATFKGGPDAYADNIRRLRGGA comes from the coding sequence ATGACCGCCGCCACCACGCCCGTCCGCATTGCCCCGTCGATCCTCAGCGCCGATTTCGCGCGGTTGGGCGAGGAAGTGCGCGCGATCGAGACCGCGGGCGCCGACTGGGTCCATATCGACGTCATGGACGGCCATTATGTGCCCAACCTGACGATCGGCCCGGCGGTGGTGAAGGCCTTGCGCCCGCACTCGACCTTGCCCTTCGACGTCCATCTGATGATCAGCCCGGTCGATCATTTCCTCGACGCCTTCGCCGCGGCGGGCGCCGACATCATCACCGTCCATCCCGAGGCGGGGCCGCACATCCACCGCACCGTCCAGCATATCAAGTCGCTGGGCAAGCAGGCGGGCGTGTCGCTCAACCCCGCGACCCCCGCGAAGATGCTCGACTATCTGATCGACGACATCGACCTCGTCCTGATCATGAGCGTCAACCCGGGCTTTGGCGGCCAGAGCTTCATTTCGAGCCAGCTCAGGAAGATCGAAGCGGTCAGGAAGATGATCGACAAATCGGGCCGCGACATAAGGCTCGAGGTCGATGGCGGCATCGACGCGGGCACCGCCCCGCTCGCGATCGCCGCGGGCGCCGACGTGCTCGTTGCGGGCACCGCGACCTTCAAGGGCGGCCCCGACGCCTACGCCGACAATATCCGGCGGCTGCGCGGCGGCGCCTGA
- a CDS encoding heparinase II/III family protein, whose translation MARPVTAPEDEPEGAAADAIDDTIEPGKRLIRLPADKGLSLGDRVANAITRLTWRTPLHAFRLKGRFPLKLLGVPADPVPGDTRAGTAIRAGHFLHRGLKLPLGELDFAALTVAPAFADYLHSFAWLRDLAATGSRADGAPIAEAVVRHWLGTHGETVSEPAWKVDNSAWRILFWAAHAPLILSSSDLVYRSAVLNHLARAARHLDRVADKTRPGTGQMVAWVGIVAASLLMPGGEPRQVFGEAGLRKVLETSFYADGGNISRSPQAQLDAVMALSMLAKIYDMRHMEVPPFIQEVLARAVPALLGLTHSDGGMGSWQGSGATSAATIQAIVDASGVRTRPLKQARDWGYQRLVANKVVLLADAAPPPIARVTEAGCASTLAFELSDGAERIVVNCGGAALTGATIPADLARGLRTTAAHSTLTLGDSNSTAILANGSLGKGVTEVELDRRETPQGSRVEMSHDGYARRHGLIHRRLLILSPNGRELRGEDMLLPAPRTRRKGDKGFTLRFHLGAHISASLTADKLGALLRINGGPLWQFRTSEGGLDIEQSLWVDGEGRPHPTEQLVVTGTAPAGGASIGWIFKHIG comes from the coding sequence ATGGCAAGACCGGTGACCGCTCCAGAAGATGAACCGGAGGGCGCCGCCGCCGACGCCATCGACGACACGATCGAACCCGGCAAGCGGCTGATCCGCCTTCCCGCCGACAAGGGGCTCTCGCTCGGCGACCGCGTCGCCAATGCGATCACGCGGCTGACCTGGCGCACACCGCTCCACGCGTTCCGCCTGAAAGGGCGCTTTCCGCTGAAGCTGCTCGGCGTGCCGGCCGACCCGGTGCCCGGCGATACGCGCGCGGGCACCGCGATCCGCGCCGGCCATTTCCTGCACCGCGGGCTCAAGCTGCCGCTCGGCGAGCTCGATTTCGCGGCGCTCACCGTCGCGCCGGCCTTTGCCGACTATCTGCACAGCTTCGCCTGGCTGCGCGATCTTGCCGCGACCGGTTCGCGCGCCGACGGCGCCCCGATTGCCGAGGCGGTCGTGCGCCACTGGCTCGGCACGCATGGCGAGACCGTGAGCGAACCCGCGTGGAAGGTCGACAACAGCGCGTGGCGCATCCTGTTCTGGGCCGCGCACGCGCCGCTGATCCTGTCGTCGAGCGACCTCGTCTATCGCTCGGCGGTGCTCAACCACCTCGCGCGCGCGGCGCGCCACCTCGACCGCGTCGCCGACAAGACGCGTCCCGGCACCGGGCAGATGGTCGCGTGGGTCGGGATCGTCGCCGCCTCGCTGCTGATGCCCGGCGGCGAGCCGCGGCAGGTCTTCGGCGAGGCCGGGCTGCGTAAGGTGCTCGAAACGAGCTTCTACGCCGATGGCGGCAATATCTCGCGCTCGCCGCAGGCGCAGCTCGACGCGGTCATGGCGCTGTCGATGCTCGCGAAAATATATGACATGCGCCACATGGAGGTGCCGCCCTTCATCCAGGAAGTTCTCGCGCGCGCGGTTCCGGCGCTGCTCGGCCTCACCCACAGCGACGGCGGCATGGGCAGCTGGCAGGGCAGCGGCGCGACGTCGGCCGCCACGATCCAGGCGATCGTCGACGCCAGCGGCGTCCGCACGCGGCCGCTGAAGCAGGCGCGCGACTGGGGTTATCAGCGGCTCGTCGCGAACAAGGTCGTGCTGCTCGCCGACGCGGCACCGCCGCCGATCGCGCGCGTAACCGAAGCAGGCTGCGCTTCGACCCTCGCCTTCGAACTCAGCGACGGCGCCGAGAGGATCGTCGTCAATTGCGGCGGCGCCGCGCTGACCGGCGCGACGATCCCCGCCGACCTCGCGCGCGGGCTACGCACCACCGCGGCGCATTCGACGCTGACGCTCGGCGACAGCAATTCGACCGCGATCCTCGCCAACGGCTCGCTCGGCAAGGGTGTGACCGAGGTCGAGCTCGACCGGCGCGAAACGCCGCAGGGCAGCCGCGTCGAGATGAGCCACGACGGCTATGCGCGGCGCCACGGGCTGATCCACCGCCGCCTCCTGATCCTGTCGCCCAACGGGCGCGAGCTGCGCGGCGAGGACATGCTGCTCCCCGCCCCGCGCACGCGGCGCAAGGGCGACAAGGGGTTCACGCTGCGCTTCCACCTCGGCGCGCATATCTCGGCAAGCCTGACCGCCGACAAATTGGGCGCGCTGCTACGCATAAACGGCGG